The Hemibagrus wyckioides isolate EC202008001 linkage group LG12, SWU_Hwy_1.0, whole genome shotgun sequence genome includes a window with the following:
- the ing4 gene encoding inhibitor of growth protein 4 isoform X2 — protein MAAGMYLEHYLDSIENLPFELQRNFQLMRDLDQRTEDLKGQIDSLARDYTANARTLSSEQKLSLLKQIQQSYGKCKEFGDDKVQLAMQTYEMVDKHIRRLDTDLARFEADLKEKQIESTDYDSTSSDLRGPKEKKVSRTRSKVKNSDDDCSPKSGQKKVKLMQTNEFSSPAVNFGNVHPSDVLDMPVDPNEPTYCLCHQVSYGEMIGCDNTDCSIEWFHFACVGLTTKPRGKWYCPRCSQERKKK, from the exons ATGGCGGCTGGAATGTATCTGGAGCACTATCTGGACA gTATAGAGAACCTTCCATTTGAGCTTCAAAGGAATTTCCAGCTCATGCGAGACTTGGATCAGAGAACTGAAG ATCTGAAAGGACAGATCGATTCCCTCGCTCGCGACTACACGGCAAACGCCCGGACCTTGTCCTCCGAGCAGAAACTGTCTCTCCTGAAGCAGATCCAGCAGTCCTACGGGAAGTGCAAAGAGTTCGGGGACGACAAGGTCCAGCTGGCCATGCAGACGTACGAGATG GTGGACAAACACATCCGGAGGCTGGACACAGACTTGGCCCGTTTCGAGGCAGACCTCAAAGAAAAACAGATCGAAAGCACAGACTACGATTCTACCTCCA GTGACCTTCGGGGCCCGAAGGAGAAAAAGGTGTCCCGCaccaggtcaaaggtcaaaaaCTCCGACGACGACTGCAGTCCTAAGAGCGGCCAGAAGAAAGTCAAGCTAATGCAAAC AAACGAGTTCTCATCTCCAGCTGTGAATTTCGGCAACGTTCACCCCTCGGATGTGCTGGACATGCCGGTGGACCCGAATGAGCCCACGTACTGCCTGTGCCACCAGGTCTCCTACGGAGAGATGATTGGCTGCGACAACACTGAT tgttCCATTGAGTGGTTTCACTTTGCTTGTGTGGGCCTGACCACCAAGCCCAGGGGAAAATG GTACTGTCCCAGATGTTCACAGGAACGTAAGAAGAAGTGA
- the ing4 gene encoding inhibitor of growth protein 4 isoform X1, whose protein sequence is MAAGMYLEHYLDSIENLPFELQRNFQLMRDLDQRTEDLKGQIDSLARDYTANARTLSSEQKLSLLKQIQQSYGKCKEFGDDKVQLAMQTYEMVDKHIRRLDTDLARFEADLKEKQIESTDYDSTSSKGNKSDLRGPKEKKVSRTRSKVKNSDDDCSPKSGQKKVKLMQTNEFSSPAVNFGNVHPSDVLDMPVDPNEPTYCLCHQVSYGEMIGCDNTDCSIEWFHFACVGLTTKPRGKWYCPRCSQERKKK, encoded by the exons ATGGCGGCTGGAATGTATCTGGAGCACTATCTGGACA gTATAGAGAACCTTCCATTTGAGCTTCAAAGGAATTTCCAGCTCATGCGAGACTTGGATCAGAGAACTGAAG ATCTGAAAGGACAGATCGATTCCCTCGCTCGCGACTACACGGCAAACGCCCGGACCTTGTCCTCCGAGCAGAAACTGTCTCTCCTGAAGCAGATCCAGCAGTCCTACGGGAAGTGCAAAGAGTTCGGGGACGACAAGGTCCAGCTGGCCATGCAGACGTACGAGATG GTGGACAAACACATCCGGAGGCTGGACACAGACTTGGCCCGTTTCGAGGCAGACCTCAAAGAAAAACAGATCGAAAGCACAGACTACGATTCTACCTCCAGTAAGGGAAACAAGA GTGACCTTCGGGGCCCGAAGGAGAAAAAGGTGTCCCGCaccaggtcaaaggtcaaaaaCTCCGACGACGACTGCAGTCCTAAGAGCGGCCAGAAGAAAGTCAAGCTAATGCAAAC AAACGAGTTCTCATCTCCAGCTGTGAATTTCGGCAACGTTCACCCCTCGGATGTGCTGGACATGCCGGTGGACCCGAATGAGCCCACGTACTGCCTGTGCCACCAGGTCTCCTACGGAGAGATGATTGGCTGCGACAACACTGAT tgttCCATTGAGTGGTTTCACTTTGCTTGTGTGGGCCTGACCACCAAGCCCAGGGGAAAATG GTACTGTCCCAGATGTTCACAGGAACGTAAGAAGAAGTGA